The DNA segment TCAAATCCACTGCAAGCTGATTTTCGCCTTCCGCCATCTGATAGCTATTCTGAGTTGAGCTGTACACCGGTGCATCGCCATTACGGCTATTGTCCGGGCCATCGCGACCTATTAACCCACTTTCCAGAACGTATAGTCGGTTTTGGGTATTTGACAGAAGCTTTAATGGCTCGTCGCCGTGTAATTCTTTGTCGTATTGCAGGAGGGAACTGCTGACAAGATTACCGCTAACTCGGTCTATGGTGATATCAAACACATCGGTTACGACGTGAACGTACTGATTGCTAGCGTTGCTGATGATATCTGTGTTGCTCAGCGACGTTCCGCTTTCCGGAGTGGCGAACTCATCGGTATTGACTTCGCCTGCTTCCGGCAACGTCATAGCGTCGTTGTTGCCAGCGGTGGCAAAGTCGACTGGCTCGCTGGTTTGAGCAACTGGCACAGACTGGTGATAGTCCTCGTTCCAGGCGAGTATCATCAAATAACTGACAACTGCCAGGCCGGCAAAAAGTACGATGCGCTTGATATCCATAAATTTACTGTCTGGGTTTGTGAGTTGTTGAAACTTGATGGTGCTTGGCAGAACAGGTGCCGGGAACCGGATCATAACCGGAACTCCCCCATGGATGACACCGCAGCAAGCGTTTTAGTGCGAGCAAAGAGCCTTTGGCGGCGCCGTGCTGGGTAATAGCTTGGGCAGCGTAATCTGAACAGGTGGGGTAATAACGGCAGCGGCTGGGCAGCATCGGGCTAAGGCAATACTGGTAAAAACGAATTGGCATCAGCAAAAGCTGGCGCATTATTCCGTTCCTTCTGCTTTGCCAAGTGGTATCAAGGCGACGGATGCCGGGGTAGATTGCAGCTTACT comes from the Marinobacter psychrophilus genome and includes:
- the yidD gene encoding membrane protein insertion efficiency factor YidD; protein product: MRQLLLMPIRFYQYCLSPMLPSRCRYYPTCSDYAAQAITQHGAAKGSLLALKRLLRCHPWGSSGYDPVPGTCSAKHHQVSTTHKPRQ